The sequence below is a genomic window from Deferribacterota bacterium.
GCCAATAGTAAAAAAGGCAGATAAACTAAGTTTTATCCAATTTGTAAAGACAGTGAAAGAATTAGCCCAGAAAGCCAGGGAGTCTAAACTAACCTTAGATGATGTAGAAGGTGGAACATTTACTATAACTAATTTGGGTATGTATGGTATAGACTCATTTACACCAATTATATACCCTGGTCAATCCGCTATATTAGGTGTAAATACTATTGATAGTGAACTAATCCTTTCTAATGGAGAGGTAAGAGAGGTAAAAGTTTTAAAGTTTAGCCTTTCATTTGATCACAGGGTGATAGATGGTGCAGATTGTGCTAAATTTTTAAGTATATTAAAGACAAATATAGAAAATCCTTTAAAATGTTTTCTCACCTAGAGGGCTAAAATGTATGATCTAATTGTTATTGGTGCAGGTCCAGGTGGTTATACTGCTGCAATCAGGGCTTCTCAACTACACTTAAAAACAGCGATAGTTGAAGAAAGGGATTTGGGTGGTACCTGTTTGAATAGAGGATGCATACCCACTAAAGTATTGTGTCATGCAGCGAATATTATAAATACCTTTGACGAGGCCAAAGTATTTGGGATAGATGCACATTATGATTTCAATTTTACTAGACTTATGGCTTTTAAGGATAGGATTGTAAGAAAATTCTCAAAAGGTGTTGAGGCTTTGTTAAAGAATGCCAATGTTGATATTTATAAAGGATTTGCAACCCTTATTGATAAAGAGGCTATTAGAGTAGGAGATAAAAAACTAAAAGGGAAAAACATTATATTGGCAACGGGATCTAAACTGGCTATGCCTGAAATAGATGGTCTAGATAGTATAAAGACCTTAGATAGTGAGGCAGCCTTAGCATTAAATGAGATCCCTCCTAGATTATTAATTGTGGGTGCAGGTGTTATTGGGTTAGAGTTTGCATATATTTTTAGTTCTTTGGGATCTAAGGTAGTAGTTGTCGAATTATTACCTGAAATTCTTCCTTTCTTAGATAGGGATATTGTAGAGGTCATATATGAGAGCCTGAAAAAAAGGGGTGTTGTTTTTTACACCCATTCTAAGATAGAAAAAATTAAAGATTCTACTGCCTTTATTTTAACTGATAATGATAAAATTGATATTAATTTTGATAAGATTCTGATAGCCACAGGCAGAAAAGCAAATTATACTGGTTTTGAAAATATGAGCGAATTATTTAATGATGGATATATAGCTGTAAATAGTTTTTTACAGACTAATGTAGATAATATATATGCTATAGGCGATATTGTGAATTCTTATCAACTAGCACATGTTGCCTCATATCAAGGCATTATTGCTGCTAGTAACATTGCAGGATTAAAAAAGCCTGTTAATTTAAAGGCTGTGCCTGCCTGTGTATATACAAAACCAGAGGTTGCATGGGTTGGTTTAAGTGAAAGTGAGGCTAAAGAAAAATATAACAGGGTAAAAGTAGGTAAATTCCCTTATTTTATTTTACCAAAGGCAGCTTTGGAGGCAAAATCAGAGGG
It includes:
- the lpdA gene encoding dihydrolipoyl dehydrogenase; the encoded protein is MYDLIVIGAGPGGYTAAIRASQLHLKTAIVEERDLGGTCLNRGCIPTKVLCHAANIINTFDEAKVFGIDAHYDFNFTRLMAFKDRIVRKFSKGVEALLKNANVDIYKGFATLIDKEAIRVGDKKLKGKNIILATGSKLAMPEIDGLDSIKTLDSEAALALNEIPPRLLIVGAGVIGLEFAYIFSSLGSKVVVVELLPEILPFLDRDIVEVIYESLKKRGVVFYTHSKIEKIKDSTAFILTDNDKIDINFDKILIATGRKANYTGFENMSELFNDGYIAVNSFLQTNVDNIYAIGDIVNSYQLAHVASYQGIIAASNIAGLKKPVNLKAVPACVYTKPEVAWVGLSESEAKEKYNRVKVGKFPYFILPKAALEAKSEGLIKIIADERYNELLGVSIVGECASEIIHEAVVAIQSEYTVDEFVEIIHAHPSISEGIKEAAEDLLDAPINKI